Proteins from a single region of Abyssalbus ytuae:
- a CDS encoding VOC family protein gives MKNENPVVWFEIYTDNLQRAKKFYETVFKIELTKLPTPGNDEFEMLAFPSNMESKNKATGTLVKMEGVKAGNNSTIIYFASEDCSIEEARIENAGGNVYKPKMSIGEYGFIVLATDTEGNMFGIHSME, from the coding sequence ATGAAAAATGAAAATCCGGTAGTTTGGTTCGAAATTTACACTGACAATTTGCAAAGAGCCAAAAAGTTTTATGAAACTGTATTTAAAATAGAACTAACCAAACTTCCCACTCCCGGGAATGATGAATTTGAAATGTTAGCATTTCCCTCCAATATGGAATCAAAAAATAAGGCCACTGGCACCCTAGTTAAAATGGAAGGCGTAAAAGCAGGTAATAACAGTACTATTATATATTTTGCCAGTGAAGATTGCAGTATAGAAGAAGCACGGATTGAAAATGCCGGTGGCAATGTTTATAAACCTAAAATGTCTATTGGCGAATACGGATTTATAGTTCTTGCTACTGATACTGAAGGTAATATGTTTGGAATTCATTCCATGGAGTAA
- a CDS encoding Crp/Fnr family transcriptional regulator, with translation MDDFFKNIYNHPSITNNDFKEISSFHKKVEFSKNEIVLNQGKTSNEYYLIEKGVFRSFVYNYNGNEITTGFFCPNEILIEVSSLFQRIPTNENLEALTNGTAWKIEFNDFQKLFHTIEGFREWGRSWMSNELFISKQRSVNMLTQNATQRYLCLITEKPQIIKEAPLKHIASFLGITDTSLSRIRKEISLEL, from the coding sequence ATGGATGACTTTTTTAAAAATATATACAACCACCCTTCTATTACGAATAACGATTTTAAAGAAATCAGCAGCTTTCATAAAAAAGTTGAATTCTCAAAAAACGAAATTGTATTAAACCAGGGAAAAACAAGTAATGAATATTATTTGATTGAAAAAGGAGTATTCCGGTCGTTCGTTTATAATTATAACGGTAATGAAATAACCACCGGTTTTTTTTGCCCGAATGAAATTTTAATCGAAGTTTCTTCTCTCTTTCAACGAATTCCTACCAACGAAAATTTAGAAGCATTAACTAACGGAACTGCCTGGAAAATTGAGTTTAATGATTTTCAAAAATTATTTCATACAATAGAAGGTTTCAGGGAATGGGGAAGAAGCTGGATGTCCAATGAGCTATTTATTTCAAAACAGCGTTCTGTTAATATGCTAACCCAAAATGCCACTCAGAGGTATTTATGCCTTATTACAGAAAAGCCCCAAATTATTAAGGAAGCTCCTTTAAAACACATAGCTTCTTTTCTTGGTATTACAGACACTTCCCTGAGTAGAATCCGAAAAGAAATTTCCCTGGAACTGTAA
- a CDS encoding Crp/Fnr family transcriptional regulator produces MKTISDLDAKLLYDFFQLAAPVSTQLFAEISVRFKKRTFQKGASILKAGEVETKSNIVVKGVVHQFIFDEDVPVTTNITPKGLAFNSLKSYIDSSPSLEIQEAITDVELLSIDKKDLEELVKKNTEVCYLLYKIHEYILLDRENRTLLLQYRSPSKRFKLFHEIVERSNRILEGTPDKYIASYLNMTPQQYSREKNKLSNN; encoded by the coding sequence ATGAAAACCATATCTGACTTGGATGCAAAACTATTGTATGATTTTTTTCAGTTGGCTGCACCTGTTAGTACACAACTTTTTGCTGAAATAAGTGTGCGTTTTAAAAAAAGAACATTTCAAAAAGGAGCTTCAATTTTAAAGGCCGGAGAAGTTGAAACCAAATCGAATATAGTAGTTAAAGGAGTGGTACACCAGTTTATTTTTGATGAGGATGTTCCAGTTACTACCAATATTACCCCTAAAGGTCTGGCTTTTAACAGCCTCAAAAGTTATATAGACAGTTCTCCTTCTCTTGAAATTCAAGAAGCAATTACCGACGTTGAGCTACTTTCAATTGATAAAAAAGACCTGGAAGAACTGGTGAAGAAAAATACAGAGGTGTGTTATTTATTGTACAAAATACATGAATATATCCTTCTGGATCGTGAAAACCGCACTTTACTGCTTCAATACAGGAGTCCTTCAAAAAGATTTAAACTTTTTCATGAAATTGTAGAAAGGTCTAACCGGATATTAGAAGGCACACCTGATAAATACATTGCAAGTTATTTGAATATGACCCCGCAACAATACAGCCGGGAAAAAAATAAATTATCAAATAATTAA
- a CDS encoding PH domain-containing protein, whose product MKFESKKDIFFTATILGLNTFLIGVIIFWLISDRMEKQEYWGMFLISGVVVLLFWLFFGTGYELSEEGLIYKSGPFNGKISISRIREIVKGKTLWIGFRPATARKGLIIRYDEYNEIYISPKTNDTFIKKILELNSKIKITE is encoded by the coding sequence ATGAAATTTGAAAGTAAAAAAGACATATTCTTTACTGCAACCATACTCGGATTAAATACTTTTTTAATAGGAGTTATCATCTTCTGGCTTATTTCAGATAGAATGGAAAAACAAGAGTACTGGGGAATGTTTCTCATTTCGGGAGTCGTTGTATTGTTGTTCTGGCTATTTTTTGGAACCGGTTACGAATTGTCTGAAGAGGGATTGATATACAAAAGCGGTCCTTTTAATGGCAAAATAAGTATTAGCCGGATAAGGGAAATAGTGAAGGGCAAAACCCTTTGGATAGGTTTCAGGCCTGCAACAGCCAGAAAAGGACTCATTATAAGGTATGATGAATACAACGAAATATACATTAGCCCGAAAACGAACGATACTTTTATTAAAAAAATACTGGAATTAAACAGTAAAATTAAAATAACCGAATAG
- a CDS encoding single-stranded DNA-binding protein, with protein sequence MNMLRNRVQLIGNLGNDPEIIQLESGKKLAKFSIATNDSYKNAQGETVKNTEWHTVIAWGKTADIVEKYLVKGNEVAIEGKLTSRSYEGKDGIKRYVTEINCNELLMLGK encoded by the coding sequence ATGAATATGCTTAGAAACAGAGTACAACTAATTGGTAATCTTGGTAACGATCCGGAAATTATACAGCTTGAGAGCGGTAAAAAACTTGCAAAATTTTCAATTGCCACAAATGATAGTTATAAAAATGCACAGGGTGAAACAGTTAAAAATACTGAATGGCATACGGTGATTGCATGGGGCAAAACTGCCGATATTGTTGAAAAATACCTGGTAAAAGGCAATGAGGTGGCTATTGAAGGCAAACTAACTTCCCGCTCATATGAAGGTAAAGACGGAATAAAGCGCTACGTTACCGAAATAAATTGTAATGAACTTCTAATGCTGGGGAAATAA
- a CDS encoding efflux RND transporter periplasmic adaptor subunit, whose amino-acid sequence MRKYALLTGLLILLCYISCTSDKKEKKDESKYLVTNPIKKDTSITKDYVCQIHSIRHIELRALEKGYLQHISVDEGQFVKKGQQMFHIMPNVYQAELQKATAEARVAEIEFQNTKLLADGNVVSPNELAMAKAHFEKAKADVTLAKTHLGFTDIRSPFDGIMDHLHVREGSLLDEGELLTTLSDNSKMWVYFNVPEAEYLDYITSTNKDSEKEVDLLMANNKRFNHSGVVETIEGEFNNETGNIAFRATFPNPDRILRHGETGTILMKVPYKNALIIPQKATFEILDKKYVFVVDKDDIIRLREISIEAELPHLFIVRKGLSEEDRVLIEGIRMVKEKDKINCNFVQPDSILSNLELYAE is encoded by the coding sequence ATGAGGAAATATGCCTTATTAACCGGCTTATTGATATTACTGTGCTATATAAGTTGCACATCCGATAAAAAAGAAAAAAAAGACGAATCCAAATATCTTGTAACCAATCCGATAAAAAAGGATACTTCCATAACAAAAGATTATGTATGCCAAATTCATTCAATCCGTCATATAGAACTCCGAGCCCTTGAGAAAGGATATTTGCAACATATCTCTGTTGATGAAGGCCAATTTGTAAAAAAGGGGCAACAAATGTTTCATATTATGCCTAATGTATATCAGGCAGAACTTCAAAAAGCAACTGCTGAAGCCCGGGTTGCAGAAATTGAATTTCAAAATACAAAACTACTGGCCGATGGCAATGTAGTATCTCCAAATGAATTAGCTATGGCAAAAGCTCATTTTGAAAAGGCCAAAGCAGACGTAACTTTAGCTAAAACACATTTAGGCTTTACCGACATTCGATCCCCGTTTGATGGAATCATGGATCATCTTCATGTAAGGGAGGGGAGTCTTCTTGATGAAGGTGAATTGCTAACTACCCTTTCAGATAACAGTAAAATGTGGGTATATTTTAATGTTCCTGAAGCAGAATACCTTGATTATATCACCAGCACAAATAAAGACAGTGAGAAGGAAGTTGATCTTTTAATGGCCAATAATAAACGTTTTAATCATAGTGGAGTTGTTGAAACCATTGAAGGCGAATTCAATAATGAAACAGGCAATATAGCATTCAGGGCTACTTTTCCTAATCCGGATAGAATATTACGACATGGGGAAACCGGAACAATTCTAATGAAAGTACCCTATAAAAATGCATTGATTATACCACAAAAAGCAACTTTTGAGATTTTGGATAAAAAATATGTTTTCGTTGTAGATAAGGACGATATTATTCGCCTGCGGGAAATAAGTATAGAAGCCGAGTTGCCACATTTGTTTATAGTGAGAAAAGGACTGTCCGAGGAAGACAGGGTATTAATAGAAGGGATACGAATGGTAAAAGAAAAGGATAAAATTAACTGCAATTTTGTCCAGCCCGATTCAATCTTGTCTAACCTGGAATTATATGCAGAATAG
- a CDS encoding efflux RND transporter permease subunit, which yields MFSKFIHRPVLAIVISVIIIFTGLLAIKQLPISQFPQIAPTTVNIFIAYPGASADVLIKSTLIPLETSINGVQGMRYIATDATSAGEGTIRVIFDPGTDPNQAVVRVKTRVDQVMPLLPELVQREGVIITPVQPSMLMYVNLYSKEKDNDEKFLYNYAYTKIVPEIQRINGIASAQILGGRKYAIRVWLKPDRMRAYSVSAEEVLKAMEEQSIIARPGRLGISSGKKAQSLEYVLVYQDRYSEPEQYEDIIIKANNEGEILKLKDVADVELGSEFFDIYSNLDGQPSASIVLKQTFGSNGSDVIKAVKTKLQELKEDLPPGIDYQISYDVSNFLDASIEQVMHTLRDAFILVAIVVFLFLGDWRSTLIPIIAVPVSLVGAFFVMQLFGLSINLITLFALVLAIGIVVDNAIVVVEAVHVKMEEDNLTPYKASYAVLGEIGGAIVAITLVMTSVFIPISFMTGPVGVFYRQFSITMAGAIVISAIVALTLTPVLCAMMLKNNHGKQKRKSPVNRFIDWFNNGFERLTGKYVGFLKLIVNRRVVTWGTLLAFCAGIFFANKIVPAGFIPNEDQGMIYAIIQTPPGATLERTNEVARKLQQICEETEGVESVSSLAGYEIMTEGRGSNAGTCLINLKPWSEREHSVHEIMEELEEETKNLGAIIEYFEPPAVPGFGSSGGFSLRLLDKTNSTDYHEFEKVNTNFLEALEKRKELTGLFTFFAANYPQYELVINNKAAMQKGVSIGQAMENLNILIGSTYEQGFIRFGRFYKVYTQAAPEYRALPSDLEKLFVKNEEGEMVPYSAFMTLKKRLGPNEITRYNLYNSAAIRGLPASGYTSGDAIKAIQEVAEQTLPRGYDIAWEGLSYDEAKRGNESLYIFIVVLIFVYLVLAAQYESFLLPLAVIFSLPIGVFGSFFLLKLMGLANDVYAQIGMIMLVGLLGKNAVLIVEFAVQKHRQGATVLEAAIEGSKARFRPILMTSFAFIAGLIPLIITTGAGAVGNRTIGGSALGGMLIGTIFGVLAIPGLYYIFGKLSEGRNLIKDEYDEPVSEEFMRNSERESTIKDRLREVNKLLKKLTKRKGDA from the coding sequence ATGTTTAGTAAATTTATACACAGGCCGGTGTTGGCTATTGTCATTTCCGTAATCATTATTTTTACAGGATTGCTCGCCATAAAACAATTACCCATTTCGCAATTTCCGCAAATAGCACCCACTACCGTTAATATTTTTATAGCATATCCCGGCGCAAGTGCTGATGTATTAATAAAATCAACACTTATTCCATTGGAAACTTCTATAAACGGGGTTCAGGGAATGCGCTATATAGCTACTGATGCTACGAGTGCTGGCGAAGGTACCATAAGGGTAATTTTCGATCCCGGTACCGATCCCAACCAGGCGGTCGTGAGGGTAAAAACAAGAGTAGACCAGGTAATGCCTTTACTCCCTGAACTGGTACAACGTGAAGGCGTAATTATAACACCCGTACAACCCAGCATGCTTATGTATGTAAACCTGTACAGTAAAGAAAAAGACAATGATGAAAAGTTTTTATATAATTATGCATATACTAAAATAGTTCCTGAAATACAAAGAATTAACGGTATAGCAAGTGCCCAGATACTGGGTGGCAGGAAGTATGCAATACGTGTATGGCTAAAACCTGATCGTATGCGGGCATACAGTGTATCGGCCGAAGAAGTGCTCAAAGCCATGGAAGAACAGAGCATTATTGCCAGACCGGGAAGGTTGGGGATAAGTTCAGGAAAAAAAGCCCAGTCATTGGAATATGTACTGGTATATCAGGACAGGTACAGTGAACCTGAACAATATGAAGATATCATCATTAAAGCCAATAATGAAGGGGAAATCCTCAAACTTAAAGATGTAGCCGATGTAGAATTAGGCAGTGAATTTTTTGATATTTATTCCAATCTCGATGGCCAACCTTCGGCATCTATAGTTCTCAAACAAACTTTTGGCAGTAACGGAAGTGATGTTATAAAAGCAGTAAAAACCAAATTACAGGAACTTAAAGAAGATTTGCCACCGGGTATTGACTATCAAATAAGTTATGATGTATCTAACTTTCTGGATGCCTCTATTGAGCAGGTAATGCATACTCTCAGAGATGCCTTCATTCTTGTGGCAATAGTAGTTTTCTTATTCCTGGGAGATTGGCGTTCAACCTTAATCCCCATTATAGCGGTGCCCGTCTCATTGGTAGGAGCGTTTTTTGTGATGCAACTATTCGGACTTTCTATTAACCTTATTACCCTGTTTGCCTTGGTACTGGCTATAGGTATTGTAGTTGATAATGCCATAGTGGTAGTTGAGGCAGTACATGTAAAGATGGAAGAAGATAACCTGACACCATATAAGGCATCCTATGCAGTATTAGGAGAAATAGGAGGTGCTATTGTAGCTATTACCCTTGTAATGACTTCAGTATTTATTCCTATTTCTTTCATGACCGGTCCGGTTGGGGTTTTTTATCGTCAATTTTCAATAACCATGGCAGGGGCAATTGTAATTTCTGCTATTGTAGCCTTAACCCTTACACCAGTTCTCTGTGCCATGATGTTAAAAAACAACCATGGCAAACAAAAAAGAAAATCTCCTGTCAATCGTTTTATAGACTGGTTTAATAATGGTTTTGAAAGACTTACAGGAAAATATGTAGGCTTCTTAAAATTAATTGTTAATAGAAGAGTAGTTACATGGGGTACTCTTTTAGCTTTTTGTGCAGGAATATTTTTTGCTAATAAAATAGTACCTGCCGGTTTTATACCTAACGAAGACCAGGGGATGATCTATGCCATCATCCAGACCCCCCCGGGTGCTACTTTGGAACGTACTAATGAAGTTGCCAGGAAATTGCAACAAATATGTGAGGAAACAGAGGGTGTAGAGTCAGTTTCTTCCCTTGCCGGATATGAAATTATGACAGAAGGAAGGGGTTCCAATGCAGGAACATGTCTTATCAATTTAAAACCCTGGTCAGAAAGGGAGCATTCGGTACATGAAATTATGGAAGAACTGGAGGAAGAAACCAAAAATTTAGGAGCTATTATAGAATATTTTGAGCCTCCCGCTGTCCCGGGTTTTGGTTCTTCGGGAGGTTTTTCATTGCGTTTACTGGATAAAACCAACTCTACCGATTATCATGAGTTTGAAAAAGTCAACACTAATTTTTTGGAAGCGTTGGAAAAAAGAAAAGAACTAACCGGTTTATTTACGTTTTTCGCGGCAAACTATCCACAGTATGAATTAGTTATAAACAACAAAGCCGCTATGCAAAAAGGAGTATCCATAGGCCAGGCTATGGAAAATCTAAATATTTTAATAGGTAGTACCTATGAGCAGGGTTTTATACGGTTTGGGCGGTTTTACAAGGTATATACCCAGGCTGCACCGGAATATAGAGCACTTCCCTCAGACCTTGAAAAGCTTTTTGTAAAAAATGAAGAAGGTGAAATGGTTCCCTATTCAGCTTTTATGACATTAAAAAAGCGTTTAGGCCCTAATGAGATCACCAGGTATAACCTGTATAACTCAGCTGCCATAAGGGGTCTCCCGGCTTCCGGTTACACAAGTGGAGATGCCATCAAAGCAATACAAGAGGTGGCAGAACAAACATTGCCAAGAGGCTACGATATTGCATGGGAAGGTCTTTCATACGACGAAGCAAAAAGAGGAAATGAATCCTTATACATTTTTATAGTAGTTTTAATATTCGTGTATTTGGTCCTTGCTGCCCAATATGAAAGTTTTTTGCTTCCACTGGCTGTTATCTTTTCTTTACCTATAGGAGTATTTGGCTCCTTTTTCCTGCTTAAATTAATGGGACTTGCCAATGATGTATATGCCCAGATCGGAATGATCATGCTAGTGGGTCTTTTGGGAAAAAATGCAGTATTAATAGTAGAATTTGCTGTTCAAAAACATAGACAGGGTGCTACCGTTTTAGAAGCTGCCATAGAAGGTTCAAAAGCAAGGTTCCGACCAATTTTAATGACCTCTTTTGCCTTTATAGCAGGACTCATTCCTCTCATTATAACTACCGGTGCCGGTGCAGTGGGGAACCGGACTATTGGCGGGTCGGCTTTAGGGGGAATGCTGATAGGGACTATTTTCGGAGTATTGGCCATTCCGGGTCTGTACTACATCTTTGGAAAACTATCGGAGGGACGTAACCTTATTAAAGATGAATATGATGAACCTGTTTCTGAAGAATTCATGAGAAACAGTGAAAGGGAAAGTACCATAAAAGACAGATTAAGGGAGGTAAACAAACTTTTAAAAAAATTAACAAAAAGAAAAGGAGATGCATAA
- a CDS encoding TolC family protein — MHKTKKNIINYKFYFAWLFIITAIYSCVPAREMKTEDRNLPAYYQNKVGDTVNTAVVHWKNFFSDSDLTSLIDTALVNNQELNIMFQKVNIAQNRIKAKKGEYLPFVNLQAGAGIEKVGRYTSQGANDANTEIKTGEEFPEPLPDFMIGAFASWELDVWKKLRNEKKAAVFEYLSGVEGKNFLITNLIAEIAGLYYELMALDNQLAIIEKNLEIQQNALHIVKLQKTAAKATELAVRRFEAEVLKNQSNKYEIKQLITETENKLNFLIGRSPQHVNRDSDNFLSHSIDTVYLGIPSQLLQNRPDIRQAEYELTAAKLNTKVARANFYPSFTIKAGAGLQAFNTKYLTSTPESMMYSLVGDMVAPLVNRNAIKAEYKNANNRQIQAVYEYEKTILSAYIEVVNQLSKINNLEKSYELKNKQVKALTESIDLSTRLFQSARAEYIEVLFTQRDALESKMELVETKKDQMLAHVNMYRALGGGWN; from the coding sequence ATGCATAAAACAAAAAAAAATATAATAAATTATAAATTTTATTTTGCCTGGCTTTTCATAATAACGGCCATTTACTCATGTGTGCCTGCCAGAGAAATGAAAACAGAAGACAGAAATCTTCCGGCATATTATCAAAATAAAGTGGGGGATACTGTAAATACGGCTGTTGTTCACTGGAAAAACTTTTTTTCAGATTCTGATCTCACGTCGCTTATTGATACGGCTTTAGTTAATAATCAGGAATTGAACATTATGTTTCAAAAAGTGAATATTGCCCAAAACAGAATTAAGGCAAAAAAAGGCGAATATCTCCCTTTCGTTAATCTTCAGGCCGGAGCCGGGATAGAAAAAGTAGGACGTTATACCAGCCAGGGGGCAAATGATGCCAATACCGAAATTAAAACGGGAGAAGAATTTCCGGAACCCCTGCCGGATTTTATGATAGGCGCTTTTGCATCGTGGGAATTAGATGTATGGAAAAAACTGCGCAATGAAAAAAAAGCCGCAGTTTTTGAATATCTCTCGGGAGTGGAAGGCAAAAATTTTTTGATTACCAACCTTATTGCTGAAATAGCCGGGTTATATTATGAACTTATGGCTCTGGATAATCAGTTAGCGATTATTGAAAAAAATCTGGAGATTCAACAAAATGCCCTTCACATCGTAAAACTTCAAAAAACTGCGGCCAAAGCTACAGAATTAGCAGTAAGAAGGTTTGAAGCCGAGGTGCTAAAGAACCAGAGTAACAAGTATGAAATTAAGCAGCTTATTACAGAAACCGAAAACAAACTTAATTTTCTGATTGGAAGATCTCCGCAACACGTAAACAGGGATTCAGATAATTTTCTTTCTCACTCCATTGATACTGTTTACTTGGGAATACCTTCCCAATTGTTACAAAACCGGCCCGATATAAGGCAGGCAGAATATGAACTCACTGCCGCCAAATTGAATACTAAAGTTGCAAGAGCAAATTTTTATCCTTCTTTTACTATAAAAGCAGGGGCAGGATTGCAGGCATTTAATACCAAATATCTGACCTCTACTCCTGAGTCAATGATGTATTCACTGGTAGGCGATATGGTAGCTCCCTTAGTTAACCGAAATGCCATCAAAGCTGAATACAAAAATGCCAATAATCGGCAAATACAGGCGGTATATGAGTATGAAAAAACCATTTTAAGTGCTTATATAGAAGTGGTTAATCAATTATCTAAAATTAATAATCTTGAGAAGAGTTATGAATTAAAAAATAAACAAGTAAAAGCTCTAACTGAGTCTATTGATCTGTCTACCCGTCTTTTTCAGTCGGCCCGGGCGGAGTATATTGAGGTACTATTTACCCAACGGGATGCGCTTGAGTCTAAAATGGAACTTGTAGAAACTAAAAAAGATCAAATGCTGGCTCACGTTAATATGTACAGGGCCCTGGGTGGTGGGTGGAATTAA
- a CDS encoding phosphatase PAP2 family protein: protein MNFFSYGQYTQHGDSIASVKVKKINYKAFIIPSALIGYGIIGLESHTLKDFNLQARKELSEHIDEQLTIDDFSQYTPFLSVYALNGFGVTGKHNFKDRTIVLVTSYLIMGGTVNLLKNASNVLRPDDTSKNSFPSGHTATAFMGAEFLWQEYKNVSVWYGIAGYSIAAGTGLFRMYNNRHWITDVAAGAGIGILSTKIAYLLHPWIKKTLFGNHESANACVLPFYNGKESGLGVTITF, encoded by the coding sequence TTGAACTTCTTTTCATATGGCCAGTATACTCAACATGGAGATAGTATAGCAAGTGTGAAAGTTAAAAAAATTAACTATAAGGCATTCATTATCCCTTCTGCTTTAATAGGGTATGGTATAATAGGCCTGGAGAGCCACACACTAAAAGATTTTAACTTACAGGCCCGAAAAGAACTTAGTGAACATATTGATGAACAACTAACTATTGATGATTTTTCCCAATATACACCATTTTTATCAGTATATGCCCTGAATGGTTTTGGAGTAACAGGAAAGCATAATTTTAAAGATAGAACCATTGTGCTGGTTACTTCCTATTTAATAATGGGCGGAACAGTTAACCTGCTTAAAAATGCCAGTAATGTTTTACGGCCGGACGACACTTCAAAAAATTCTTTTCCATCAGGTCATACCGCGACTGCTTTTATGGGTGCTGAATTTCTTTGGCAGGAATATAAAAATGTATCAGTTTGGTACGGAATTGCCGGCTATTCCATAGCCGCCGGCACCGGACTTTTCCGAATGTATAATAACAGACATTGGATTACTGATGTAGCTGCTGGAGCCGGTATTGGTATATTAAGTACTAAAATTGCTTATTTATTACATCCGTGGATAAAGAAAACACTTTTTGGAAATCATGAATCAGCTAATGCCTGTGTATTACCTTTTTACAATGGTAAAGAATCCGGACTGGGAGTAACAATTACTTTTTAA